In a single window of the Agrobacterium vitis genome:
- a CDS encoding lipid A biosynthesis lauroyl acyltransferase, which produces MLRRVLTKVVLGLRKFPQWLVAKFILVLLTLLKLFPADKALNGADRLVRFIGPKLKRHRLMLTNLRNAFPEKSETEIETIALAAWGHMGRQIAEYVFLDELFDFDPEKLGEGRVEVSGIPIFMDLLENPRPFIVFTGHTGNFEMLPVAGAAFGLYVTVLFRPPNNPYIADMVFDFRRARMGNLVPSHAGSSFHLARQLEAGKGVGVLVDQKFKKGQPTTFFGSEVRTNPLLAKLVRQFGCDIYPARCIRLPGNRYRLEIEPKVDIPKDVQGRVDVQATAQMLNDKVESWVREYPEQWLWYHDRWNIKKTL; this is translated from the coding sequence ATGCTCCGTCGGGTTCTGACAAAGGTCGTGCTGGGTCTGCGGAAATTTCCGCAATGGCTGGTGGCCAAGTTCATCCTGGTCTTGCTGACGCTGCTGAAACTGTTTCCTGCCGATAAAGCCTTGAACGGTGCCGATCGGCTGGTACGGTTTATCGGTCCGAAGCTGAAGCGCCATCGGTTGATGCTGACCAATCTGCGCAATGCCTTTCCGGAAAAATCCGAGACGGAAATCGAGACCATCGCGCTGGCCGCCTGGGGACATATGGGACGGCAGATCGCCGAATATGTGTTCTTGGACGAGTTGTTCGATTTCGACCCGGAAAAGCTGGGAGAGGGCCGCGTTGAGGTTTCCGGCATTCCGATCTTTATGGACCTGTTGGAAAATCCGCGCCCGTTCATCGTTTTCACCGGCCATACCGGCAATTTCGAAATGCTGCCGGTGGCAGGCGCTGCCTTCGGCCTCTATGTGACGGTGCTGTTTCGCCCGCCCAACAATCCCTATATCGCCGACATGGTGTTCGATTTCCGCCGGGCGCGGATGGGCAATCTCGTGCCCTCCCATGCCGGTTCGTCCTTTCATCTGGCCCGCCAGCTGGAAGCAGGCAAGGGGGTCGGCGTGCTGGTCGACCAGAAGTTCAAGAAGGGCCAGCCCACGACGTTCTTTGGCAGCGAAGTGCGCACCAATCCGCTATTGGCCAAGCTGGTGCGCCAGTTCGGCTGCGATATCTATCCGGCCCGCTGTATCCGTTTGCCAGGCAATCGCTACCGGCTGGAAATCGAACCGAAAGTGGACATCCCGAAGGATGTTCAGGGCCGGGTCGATGTCCAGGCCACCGCGCAAATGCTGAACGACAAGGTGGAGAGCTGGGTGCGCGAATATCCGGAGCAGTGGCTCTGGTATCACGACCGCTGGAACATCAAGAAAACACTTTGA